A stretch of Miscanthus floridulus cultivar M001 chromosome 13, ASM1932011v1, whole genome shotgun sequence DNA encodes these proteins:
- the LOC136500309 gene encoding probable CCR4-associated factor 1 homolog 6: MAALPPAAEGPEAVEIREVWAGNLEEEVTVIRAVVDAYPYVAMDTEFPGFVVKPSAEYRFTCDRNYAALEGNVNVLKLIQLGLTLSNGAGALPPCGTGGRGCIWQFNFRGFDPHTDPSSNDSIDLLRRSGIDFDRFAAEGVDSTRFAELMMSSGIVLNDDVQWVTFHSGHDFGYLLRLLTGREMPNTLDEFLKLTKTFFPVLYDIKHLMKFCGGGLYGGLSKLGELLKIERVGIGHQAGSDSLLTLQCFMKLKQLYLKESVKLYDGVLFGLIPGEVEIKPATPPIE; encoded by the coding sequence ATGGCTGCCCTTCCGCCCGCCGCCGAGGGCCCCGAAGCCGTGGAGATCCGCGAAGTCTGGGCGGGGAACCTGGAGGAGGAGGTCACGGTGATCCGCGCCGTCGTCGACGCGTACCCGTACGTCGCCATGGACACGGAGTTCCCGGGGTTCGTGGTCAAGCCGAGCGCTGAGTACCGGTTCACCTGCGACCGCAACTACGCCGCCCTCGAGGGCAACGTCAACGTGCTCAAGCTCATCCAGCTTGGCCTCACCCTCTCCAACGGGGCAGGCGCGCTCCCGCCGTGCGGCACGGGGGGGCGGGGCTGCATCTGGCAATTCAACTTCCGGGGCTTCGACCCGCACACCGACCCTTCCAGCAACGACTCCATCGACCTGCTCCGCCGCAGCGGCATCGACTTCGACCGCTTTGCGGCCGAGGGGGTCGATTCCACCCGCTTCGCCGAGCTGATGATGTCGTCCGGGATCGTGCTGAACGACGATGTCCAGTGGGTCACCTTCCACAGTGGCCACGACTTCGGCTACCTCCTCAGGCTGCTCACCGGACGGGAAATGCCCAACACCTTGGATGAGTTCCTCAAGCTCACCAAGACCTTCTTTCCCGTGCTGTACGACATCAAGCATCTCATGAAATTCTGTGGTGGTGGCCTGTATGGTGGGCTGAGCAAACTTGGGGAGCTGCTCAAGATCGAGCGTGTTGGGATCGGCCACCAGGCTGGTTCTGATTCGCTGCTGACCCTGCAGTGCTTCATGAAGCTCAAGCAGTTGTACTTAAAGGAGTCTGTCAAGTTGTATGATGGTGTGTTGTTTGGGCTTATTCCTGGGGAAGTGGAGATCAAACCTGCTACTCCGCCCATTGAATGA